The following coding sequences lie in one Silvanigrella aquatica genomic window:
- the murD gene encoding UDP-N-acetylmuramoyl-L-alanine--D-glutamate ligase produces MSFRHDIKNLNFFIAGAAKSGISAAKLLKKHGVNVFITDDNPLLNEIQNELIELNIPFEQNGHSFEKIKNECDIMVLSPGIMQSKPISLLCKKNNIPVVSEIEVASWFMSTDDICLAVTGTNGKSTTVHYLAQLVAQSQYNTKACGNIGTSLSQTLLEFPNTNLFAMELSSYQLETTYSIRPLCTALLNLQNDHLSRYENLEEYLKAKWRLILLTHDSGIAIIDKKIMKLVLKLGLSLPRARVILLEESVQDENNFTKSKLNNLIDKFEFSKTLPCPTYQELNNLEFENLVFLNNFEFVYAKYNFENGHINISINLKNLQKKWTIENSCLPGQHNMTNILCASLMALHIGISENIILNQWSATSSKYEHLPHRLEKISNGITIYKDNNRKEKKLLIINDSKATNVESTLVALNSFQSPIRLLLGGEPKGDSYLPITPYFTKNLVKVYPFGKAKNLISNELLKSKNYIAKSSDNLISAANLALDEAKENEIILLSPGCSSFDEFQNFEHRGHVFRKWALSHLKENHRELN; encoded by the coding sequence ATGAGTTTTCGCCATGACATTAAAAATTTAAATTTTTTTATAGCTGGAGCTGCAAAAAGCGGAATTTCAGCTGCAAAGTTATTAAAAAAACATGGTGTTAATGTTTTCATTACTGATGACAATCCATTATTAAATGAAATTCAAAATGAATTAATTGAATTAAATATTCCCTTTGAACAAAATGGACATTCCTTTGAAAAAATAAAAAACGAATGCGATATTATGGTTTTATCTCCAGGAATTATGCAAAGTAAACCAATATCATTACTTTGTAAAAAAAATAATATTCCAGTCGTTAGTGAAATTGAAGTGGCCTCTTGGTTTATGAGTACAGATGATATTTGTCTTGCTGTTACAGGAACAAATGGCAAAAGCACAACAGTTCATTATTTAGCACAACTTGTTGCACAATCTCAATATAATACAAAAGCATGTGGAAATATTGGGACTTCACTCTCACAGACTTTATTAGAGTTTCCAAATACAAATTTATTTGCAATGGAATTAAGTAGCTATCAACTTGAGACAACATATTCTATAAGACCTTTATGTACAGCATTGCTAAATTTACAAAACGACCATTTAAGTCGTTATGAAAATTTAGAAGAATATTTAAAAGCAAAATGGCGTCTTATTTTATTAACTCACGACTCAGGAATTGCCATAATTGATAAAAAAATTATGAAGTTGGTCTTAAAGTTAGGTCTAAGTTTACCACGCGCTCGTGTCATTTTATTAGAGGAATCAGTTCAAGATGAAAATAATTTTACAAAATCTAAATTAAATAATTTAATCGATAAATTTGAATTTTCAAAAACATTACCTTGCCCTACATACCAAGAATTAAATAATTTAGAATTTGAAAATTTAGTTTTTTTAAATAATTTTGAATTTGTTTATGCAAAATATAACTTTGAAAATGGACATATTAACATTTCAATTAATTTAAAAAATCTACAAAAAAAATGGACTATTGAAAACTCATGCCTTCCTGGTCAGCATAATATGACAAATATTCTTTGTGCAAGTTTAATGGCTCTGCATATAGGCATTTCAGAAAATATTATTTTAAATCAATGGAGCGCGACGTCATCAAAATATGAACATTTGCCACATCGTCTTGAAAAAATTTCAAATGGAATAACAATATATAAGGATAATAACCGTAAAGAAAAAAAACTACTTATTATTAATGACTCAAAAGCTACTAATGTTGAAAGCACTCTTGTGGCATTGAACTCTTTCCAATCGCCCATTCGCTTGCTGCTTGGTGGTGAACCGAAAGGCGATAGTTACTTACCTATTACCCCTTATTTTACAAAAAATTTAGTTAAAGTTTACCCTTTTGGTAAAGCAAAAAATTTAATTTCAAACGAATTATTGAAAAGTAAAAACTATATCGCAAAATCCTCTGATAATCTCATTTCTGCCGCAAATTTAGCTCTAGATGAAGCAAAAGAAAATGAAATCATATTATTATCCCCTGGGTGTAGTAGTTTTGATGAGTTTCAAAATTTTGAACACAGAGGTCATGTTTTTCGCAAATGGGCTCTCTCTCATTTAAAGGAAAATCATCGTGAACTTAACTGA
- the murC gene encoding UDP-N-acetylmuramate--L-alanine ligase, which translates to MFNAIKKIHFVGIGGSGMSGIAEVLLNSGYKVSGSDIKKSQITEKLKHMGAKIFIGHQPENIKDAQVLVVSSAINKHNPEIIEAQNSRIPIIHRSEMLSELMRLKYGVIVAGTHGKTTTTSILASSLHDVGLDPTVVIGGKLNSFESNAKLGKGDLFVAEADESDGSFLRLTPTIAIITNIDRDHLDHYDKLEDIVKAFETFLDKVPFYGAVCACIDDPIVQLVIPKIRRKLITYGLRQDADVSATDKVTNGMITTYTPVVFGKSFPKVTLKMPGQYNLTNSLATFAVATLLDLDINKICKSISQFEGVQHRFTVIGDINNFLIVDDYAHNPKKIETVLKGTKESFPDREIIAIFQPHRYSRLKYQMDEFSRCFHDADRVIITPIYSAGEQEIQGIDTPHIAHQIKLNSFNNTSNSTIIADNLNHASDKVFEILKSIDPQKGAVVLTLGAGDVRQVGHLLLEKLNFERK; encoded by the coding sequence ATGTTTAATGCAATTAAAAAAATTCACTTTGTTGGTATTGGTGGTAGCGGCATGTCCGGAATTGCTGAAGTTCTCCTTAACTCAGGCTATAAAGTTTCAGGAAGTGATATTAAAAAATCTCAAATTACAGAAAAATTAAAACACATGGGAGCCAAAATATTTATTGGCCACCAGCCAGAAAATATTAAAGATGCGCAAGTATTAGTTGTAAGCAGCGCTATTAATAAACATAATCCTGAAATCATAGAAGCGCAAAATTCTCGTATTCCTATTATTCATCGCAGCGAAATGTTAAGTGAATTAATGAGATTAAAATATGGTGTTATTGTAGCAGGAACCCACGGGAAAACAACGACAACAAGTATTCTAGCCTCCTCCTTACATGATGTAGGTCTCGATCCCACTGTTGTCATTGGCGGTAAATTAAATTCATTTGAAAGCAATGCTAAACTAGGAAAAGGTGATTTATTTGTAGCTGAAGCAGATGAAAGCGACGGAAGTTTTTTAAGACTCACTCCGACTATTGCCATTATTACAAATATAGATAGAGATCATCTTGATCATTACGATAAACTCGAAGATATTGTAAAAGCATTTGAAACATTTCTTGATAAAGTTCCTTTCTATGGGGCTGTCTGCGCCTGCATAGACGATCCCATTGTGCAACTTGTAATACCTAAAATTAGACGGAAATTAATAACGTATGGCTTGCGTCAAGATGCAGATGTATCAGCAACAGATAAAGTAACAAACGGAATGATAACAACATATACTCCTGTCGTTTTTGGAAAATCATTTCCCAAAGTCACTTTAAAAATGCCAGGGCAATATAATTTAACAAATTCATTAGCTACTTTTGCAGTTGCAACTTTACTTGATTTAGATATAAATAAAATATGCAAATCCATATCTCAATTTGAAGGCGTACAACATCGATTTACAGTTATTGGTGATATCAATAATTTTTTAATAGTGGATGACTATGCTCACAATCCTAAAAAAATTGAAACCGTTTTAAAAGGTACAAAAGAAAGCTTTCCTGATCGAGAAATCATAGCAATTTTTCAACCACACCGTTATTCCAGACTTAAATATCAAATGGATGAATTTTCTCGATGCTTTCACGATGCTGACCGCGTTATTATTACACCTATTTATTCTGCTGGTGAACAAGAAATTCAAGGCATTGATACCCCTCACATTGCACATCAAATTAAATTAAATAGTTTTAATAATACATCAAATTCAACTATAATTGCTGATAATTTAAATCATGCAAGCGATAAAGTATTTGAAATTTTAAAATCAATAGATCCTCAAAAAGGTGCTGTCGTTTTGACATTAGGTGCTGGAGATGTCCGACAAGTTGGGCATTTGTTATTGGAGAAATTAAATTTTGAGCGTAAATAA
- the ftsZ gene encoding cell division protein FtsZ, translated as MSDRADKNNKYSSNAIIKVIGVGGGGGNALNTMIESGLTGVEFIAANTDVQALQSNLAPIKIQLGRELTKGLGAGANPEMGRNAALEDKAILQEVLSGSDMVFVTGGMGGGTGTGAAPIIAQVARELGALTVGVVTKPFTFEGKRRKQQSEHGIQALRQSVDTLITIPNQRLLSIAPPEMSMLEGFKLADEVLLNAVKGISDIINIPGRVNVDFADVKTIMSEMGMALMGIGTATGSNRAAEAARAAINSPLLEDIDIEGATGILINITGTSSMTLHEISEASTLIQEAAHEEANIIFGAVIDESMSDTIRVTVIATGFDQARVSFPDTAHGFANLPPQGQFIPQNVTNQNPQQAFAGMNSQRPQSGFTQNIPAVNPYEVRSPNQGIPQQQHSQSQFNQQQSAPNHFQRQQFGREHQPGFNNSGMNSQNTIANNRPINSHEINNSHTTQQTSNLFRNTNISNTEARSPITQNSASQSQSKVHENPMTSSWTNQHQNQQSQQNSKNENSSDLEELTKWTFDMANQQNAAHKSHETNKVMGASATKNEEHSQEDAAETALKLAKELSDIEIDDSDFETPAFMRRKDDSHRNA; from the coding sequence ATGAGTGATAGAGCGGATAAAAATAACAAATATTCATCAAACGCTATCATAAAAGTAATTGGAGTTGGTGGTGGCGGTGGAAACGCTCTCAATACAATGATTGAATCAGGATTAACAGGCGTCGAATTTATTGCTGCCAATACCGATGTCCAAGCTCTTCAATCAAACCTCGCTCCCATTAAAATTCAACTCGGTAGAGAATTAACAAAAGGTTTAGGTGCAGGTGCAAACCCAGAAATGGGTCGCAATGCCGCTCTTGAAGACAAAGCTATTTTACAAGAAGTGCTAAGTGGCTCTGATATGGTTTTCGTAACAGGAGGCATGGGCGGCGGAACAGGAACAGGTGCTGCTCCTATTATTGCACAAGTAGCACGGGAATTAGGCGCACTGACTGTGGGCGTCGTAACGAAACCTTTTACATTCGAAGGTAAAAGAAGAAAGCAACAGTCAGAACATGGTATTCAGGCTTTACGCCAATCGGTGGATACCCTCATCACAATTCCAAACCAGCGTCTGCTTAGCATTGCTCCCCCAGAAATGTCTATGCTTGAAGGATTTAAACTTGCTGATGAAGTTCTATTAAATGCTGTAAAAGGCATTTCAGATATCATTAATATTCCAGGACGAGTGAACGTCGACTTTGCCGATGTAAAAACAATTATGTCGGAAATGGGCATGGCACTCATGGGGATTGGCACAGCAACAGGCTCAAATAGAGCGGCTGAAGCGGCACGGGCTGCTATTAATTCTCCACTTCTTGAAGACATAGATATAGAAGGCGCAACTGGAATTTTAATTAATATCACAGGAACAAGCTCAATGACTCTTCATGAAATTAGTGAAGCGTCCACTCTCATTCAAGAAGCGGCACATGAAGAAGCCAATATTATATTTGGTGCTGTTATTGATGAATCTATGAGCGACACTATCCGTGTCACTGTGATTGCAACTGGTTTTGATCAAGCGCGCGTGTCGTTTCCTGACACGGCTCACGGATTTGCCAATTTACCTCCGCAAGGACAATTCATTCCGCAAAACGTCACAAATCAAAATCCTCAGCAAGCATTTGCTGGTATGAATTCGCAACGCCCCCAATCCGGTTTTACGCAAAATATTCCTGCAGTAAATCCCTACGAGGTCAGGAGTCCAAATCAAGGAATTCCGCAACAACAACATTCTCAATCGCAATTCAACCAACAACAAAGTGCGCCGAACCATTTTCAAAGGCAACAATTCGGAAGAGAACATCAACCTGGATTCAATAATTCAGGTATGAATTCACAAAACACAATTGCAAATAATAGACCAATTAATTCACATGAAATAAATAATTCTCATACAACTCAACAAACTAGTAATCTTTTTAGAAACACTAATATTTCAAATACCGAAGCAAGATCTCCCATAACACAGAATTCTGCTTCTCAATCTCAATCAAAAGTTCATGAAAATCCAATGACTTCATCTTGGACAAATCAGCATCAAAATCAACAGAGTCAACAAAACTCTAAAAATGAAAACAGTTCTGATCTTGAAGAGTTGACCAAATGGACTTTCGATATGGCAAATCAACAAAATGCAGCTCATAAATCACATGAAACAAATAAAGTGATGGGCGCTTCTGCGACAAAAAATGAGGAGCACTCTCAGGAAGATGCCGCGGAAACAGCTTTAAAACTCGCTAAAGAGTTATCTGATATTGAAATTGATGATTCTGATTTTGAAACGCCTGCATTTATGCGCAGAAAAGATGATTCACACCGTAACGCTTGA
- a CDS encoding FtsW/RodA/SpoVE family cell cycle protein: protein MNLTEKELLNKKNFKNEEIENILDVSKPSTWMTYGGNVLWVPVIALTGFGILFVYSSSSVYSAQHFGTEFYYAKKQTFYLIPALIAALIGAKFPLETFYKYIKYIFFGLVIMAFATHLPYIGRTVSGAPRWINLWILPPLQPSEFLKVFAILYLTWIITSKPGFYQKNEPFRLPNWMEWGCLGLAPISIIAQKDFGTTVVVISGIVSILFMNGLPKRYFAGIFGVLIFGLTSAILAEPYRITRIMTFLDPFKDPLGSGFQVIQSFVAVANGGLFGRGIGESQQKLFFLPEAHTDFILAVITEEMGFIGILVLAILYSVLYYAILRLVLYGKDLRDRLLATGAFAMLVTTTIINMGVVAGALPNKGLPLPFISNGGTALIANFFIIGLMSQISRRIYTQNNNSI, encoded by the coding sequence GTGAACTTAACTGAAAAAGAATTATTAAATAAAAAAAACTTTAAAAATGAAGAAATTGAAAATATACTCGATGTCTCTAAACCTAGTACCTGGATGACCTATGGTGGGAATGTCCTTTGGGTTCCCGTTATCGCTCTGACTGGTTTTGGAATTTTATTTGTTTATAGCTCCTCTTCTGTATATTCTGCGCAACATTTTGGAACAGAATTTTATTATGCAAAAAAACAAACTTTTTATTTAATACCTGCCCTCATTGCTGCCCTTATTGGAGCTAAGTTTCCATTGGAAACATTCTACAAATATATTAAATATATATTTTTTGGTTTAGTTATAATGGCTTTTGCAACGCATCTTCCATATATTGGACGCACAGTAAGTGGAGCCCCTCGATGGATTAATCTATGGATTCTTCCTCCATTACAGCCCTCAGAATTTTTAAAAGTTTTTGCCATACTTTATTTAACGTGGATTATCACTTCAAAACCTGGATTTTATCAAAAAAATGAGCCCTTTCGTTTGCCTAATTGGATGGAATGGGGATGCCTTGGATTAGCTCCTATTTCCATTATTGCTCAAAAAGATTTTGGAACAACTGTTGTTGTTATATCAGGTATTGTTAGCATATTATTTATGAATGGATTACCAAAAAGATATTTTGCAGGAATTTTTGGAGTATTAATTTTTGGATTGACATCAGCTATATTGGCTGAACCTTACCGTATAACACGTATCATGACATTTTTAGATCCCTTTAAAGACCCCCTTGGTTCAGGATTTCAAGTCATTCAAAGCTTTGTAGCTGTTGCTAATGGCGGATTATTTGGAAGAGGTATTGGGGAAAGTCAACAAAAATTATTTTTCCTTCCCGAAGCTCATACCGACTTTATTCTCGCAGTTATTACAGAAGAAATGGGATTTATTGGCATATTAGTGTTAGCAATTTTATATTCTGTATTATATTATGCCATTCTAAGGCTTGTTTTATATGGCAAAGATTTACGCGATCGCCTTCTTGCTACAGGTGCTTTTGCCATGCTGGTAACAACGACCATTATTAACATGGGTGTTGTTGCGGGCGCTTTACCGAACAAAGGTTTGCCACTTCCTTTTATTTCAAATGGCGGCACGGCATTAATAGCAAACTTTTTTATTATTGGACTTATGTCACAAATATCAAGAAGAATTTATACTCAAAATAATAATTCGATTTAA
- the ftsA gene encoding cell division protein FtsA gives MKTSLNKNICISLSLGSTHTSLIAASYENKFAHSSNDDLFSNDKDSSRLQILGAARIANNGAIKKGVVSSIDAVTASILEAIDEVERQSGIEIESVRACIAGTAAQFDNHIETCSIKGEEIRVSDLERVSAAVRNQKPPMGYDFIHMIPSSYSVDGKHGIQNPIGMQGSSLSIMHHRVFYPQADLHNIVRACNNAGVRVQSFAFEPLAAAEGILTKDEKEFGCISLSIGAHLTHAAVYLGNIPVYSKEYPIGSHHITKDLSIGLRTTQAEAERVKKELGKAIEFSTKDANEKIEIGSTDGNTTRFVTRKEINLVIEPRVREILNTIYADLKRSKLITRTSKGIVLSGGGALLSGMALATEEIFSLHARVGMPINIAGATEGLKSPIWAAGVGTLSTLFATIHGENSVFQTEESSGIGSFATKIWHRLKEPFASR, from the coding sequence ATGAAAACATCTCTTAATAAAAATATTTGTATTTCACTTTCCCTTGGTTCAACACATACGAGCCTTATTGCTGCGAGCTATGAAAACAAATTTGCCCATAGCTCAAACGATGATCTCTTTTCAAACGATAAAGATTCTTCGCGCCTTCAAATTTTAGGAGCAGCTCGTATTGCTAACAATGGAGCAATAAAAAAAGGAGTGGTATCAAGTATTGATGCCGTTACGGCTTCCATTTTGGAAGCCATCGATGAAGTGGAAAGACAATCAGGAATTGAAATTGAATCTGTTCGTGCTTGCATTGCAGGAACCGCTGCTCAGTTCGATAATCATATTGAAACATGTTCCATTAAAGGCGAAGAAATTCGAGTTTCCGATTTGGAAAGAGTTTCTGCCGCTGTCAGAAATCAAAAACCCCCTATGGGTTATGACTTTATTCATATGATCCCAAGCTCATATTCTGTCGACGGCAAACATGGAATTCAAAATCCTATTGGAATGCAAGGCTCATCCCTTTCCATCATGCACCACAGAGTATTCTATCCTCAAGCCGATTTACACAACATTGTAAGAGCCTGTAATAACGCGGGAGTTCGCGTACAAAGTTTTGCTTTCGAACCTCTCGCTGCGGCAGAAGGTATTTTAACTAAAGATGAAAAAGAATTTGGCTGCATATCATTGTCAATTGGTGCTCATTTAACACACGCTGCTGTTTATTTAGGAAATATTCCTGTTTATTCAAAAGAATATCCTATTGGATCACATCATATTACAAAAGACCTCTCGATTGGATTAAGAACAACTCAAGCCGAAGCCGAGAGAGTAAAAAAAGAACTTGGTAAAGCTATTGAGTTTTCTACAAAAGATGCAAATGAAAAAATTGAAATAGGCAGCACTGACGGTAACACAACACGTTTTGTCACAAGAAAAGAAATAAATCTCGTTATTGAGCCCCGAGTAAGAGAAATTTTAAATACAATATACGCTGACTTAAAAAGATCAAAACTTATAACCCGGACATCCAAAGGAATTGTGCTTTCAGGAGGCGGTGCTCTTTTAAGTGGAATGGCGCTGGCAACTGAAGAAATATTTTCATTACATGCACGCGTTGGAATGCCCATAAATATTGCTGGAGCAACAGAGGGACTAAAATCGCCAATTTGGGCTGCAGGAGTGGGTACTTTATCTACTCTTTTTGCAACAATTCATGGTGAAAATTCAGTATTTCAAACTGAAGAATCTTCTGGAATTGGTTCATTCGCAACAAAAATATGGCATAGATTAAAAGAACCATTTGCTTCAAGATAA
- the mraY gene encoding phospho-N-acetylmuramoyl-pentapeptide-transferase, protein MIYLLIMKLIMINPKFSGLKAFSYLSSRAILALITSIVVSMFLYPKAIRILRSLKAGQPIRELGLEEQMLKKGTPTMGGIIIIFATLLSVILWMDLTNRHFITLLIVTVGFGYVGFLDDYLKITQKNTAGLSSKKKMLGLLIFGTAAISWHLWSSFHLSVPISYTLYPTSVNIPFLKNVIINLGIFYAPFAILVIVGTSNAVNLTDGLDGLAIGPVITCALTLMILSYVTGNIVVSKYLYYHTIPGSGEISVFLSALIGASIGFLWYNTFPAQIFMGDSGALALGGILGTVAVITGHEILLVLMGGIFVAEALSVIIQVASFKTRGKRVFRMAPVHHHYQKKGWPEQKITVRIWIISFILALLSILTLKLR, encoded by the coding sequence ATGATCTACTTACTTATAATGAAACTTATTATGATCAATCCAAAATTTTCTGGATTAAAAGCGTTCTCCTATTTATCAAGTCGCGCCATCTTGGCTCTTATTACAAGTATTGTAGTTTCCATGTTTTTATATCCTAAAGCAATTCGAATTTTAAGATCTTTAAAAGCAGGACAACCCATTCGTGAACTTGGCCTTGAAGAGCAAATGCTTAAAAAAGGTACTCCTACAATGGGGGGAATCATTATTATATTTGCAACACTTTTAAGTGTTATATTATGGATGGATCTTACAAATCGGCATTTCATAACACTATTAATTGTTACAGTTGGTTTTGGCTATGTTGGATTTCTTGATGATTATTTAAAAATAACCCAAAAAAACACCGCAGGATTATCAAGCAAAAAGAAAATGCTTGGACTTTTGATATTTGGAACAGCAGCAATTTCTTGGCATTTATGGTCTTCGTTTCATTTGTCAGTACCCATTTCTTACACATTATACCCAACTTCTGTAAATATACCATTTTTAAAAAATGTGATAATTAATCTCGGCATCTTTTATGCACCGTTCGCTATTTTAGTTATTGTTGGAACAAGTAATGCTGTTAATTTAACAGATGGCTTAGATGGGCTTGCTATAGGTCCCGTAATCACATGCGCTCTCACTCTCATGATACTGAGTTACGTAACAGGAAATATTGTTGTTTCAAAATATCTCTATTATCACACCATTCCAGGATCAGGAGAAATTAGCGTCTTTCTTTCTGCACTCATAGGAGCTTCTATAGGATTTCTTTGGTACAATACCTTCCCTGCGCAAATTTTTATGGGGGACTCGGGAGCATTGGCTCTGGGAGGGATTCTAGGAACCGTTGCCGTCATCACGGGTCACGAAATTTTACTTGTACTTATGGGTGGGATCTTTGTAGCAGAAGCATTGAGTGTCATTATTCAGGTGGCATCCTTTAAAACACGAGGCAAAAGAGTATTTCGCATGGCTCCCGTTCATCACCATTATCAAAAAAAAGGATGGCCGGAGCAAAAAATTACTGTTCGAATTTGGATAATCAGTTTTATACTTGCACTTTTAAGTATTCTTACTCTGAAATTAAGATAG
- a CDS encoding glycosyltransferase, whose protein sequence is MASQQDLLDEANYKDNSSDIVWLAIDSRSAQSGVVSGISRFVIGLTRALAVELDKRKHILTQNKKRLKILIVSKSEPAPWVVELVHKYPQVASFWSGGPGSLQKSYDKPIWLWPTFALKRIQRLTSNHVIWFAPANFDRPLFVSRNNMAQRVIQVVHDSIPFMPVKGVGFIFKRQFRFLVKRALYRLPFVTTVSNHSAKILQGLVKKRSAPLYVIGDAVDLSFGSKSRITDEKKLYSKRKKFIENLSLEKDTEKLNYFIEKVFQGDWVLGVGRNQKYKCWDIAAQAVMKAATDASLNLWFIRIGADQKEISGYMKKGPVREIGKIKFFENLKIIVLPVLSDAELAEVYRLSNLLIHPSVAEGFGLPPLEAALSGTPVIFRTSTAVDHHFPEGTFPNNFWCGIESGYLNVWSKQIEKMLLDKKDSEFYKNLFKAKSTREFIVERAHGRAFEWSESAVSLLNWILRDEGIIKKFQN, encoded by the coding sequence ATGGCCTCACAACAAGATTTATTAGATGAAGCTAACTACAAGGATAATTCTTCAGATATTGTTTGGCTAGCTATTGATTCGAGGTCAGCACAATCAGGAGTGGTTTCTGGAATTTCAAGATTTGTGATTGGATTAACGAGAGCATTAGCGGTTGAACTTGACAAAAGAAAGCATATTTTAACTCAAAATAAAAAACGATTAAAGATTTTAATTGTTTCAAAGTCTGAACCCGCCCCGTGGGTTGTTGAGCTTGTCCATAAATATCCTCAAGTAGCTTCTTTTTGGAGTGGCGGGCCTGGTTCTTTACAAAAATCATATGATAAACCTATTTGGTTATGGCCAACCTTTGCTCTAAAAAGAATTCAAAGGCTAACAAGTAATCATGTTATTTGGTTTGCACCTGCCAATTTTGATAGGCCATTATTTGTCTCAAGAAATAATATGGCGCAACGCGTGATTCAAGTTGTGCATGACAGTATTCCTTTTATGCCTGTAAAAGGAGTTGGTTTTATATTTAAGCGTCAGTTTCGATTTTTAGTCAAAAGAGCGTTATATAGATTGCCTTTTGTGACTACAGTATCAAATCACTCTGCAAAAATTCTTCAGGGATTGGTGAAAAAACGATCGGCACCTCTTTACGTTATCGGAGATGCGGTCGATCTGAGTTTTGGAAGTAAATCACGAATTACTGATGAGAAAAAACTATATTCAAAAAGAAAAAAATTTATCGAAAATCTTTCTCTTGAAAAAGACACAGAGAAATTAAATTATTTTATTGAAAAAGTTTTTCAAGGTGATTGGGTATTAGGAGTGGGTAGAAATCAAAAATATAAATGTTGGGATATTGCCGCACAAGCAGTTATGAAAGCAGCAACCGATGCCTCATTAAATTTATGGTTTATTCGCATTGGAGCTGATCAAAAAGAAATTTCAGGTTATATGAAAAAAGGCCCTGTTAGGGAAATTGGAAAAATTAAATTTTTTGAAAATTTAAAAATTATTGTTTTACCTGTTCTTTCAGATGCTGAATTAGCTGAAGTCTATAGATTATCTAATTTATTAATACATCCCTCCGTTGCAGAAGGGTTTGGACTTCCTCCTTTAGAAGCCGCATTAAGTGGAACTCCTGTCATTTTTCGAACCTCTACTGCTGTCGATCATCATTTTCCTGAGGGTACTTTTCCAAATAATTTTTGGTGTGGTATTGAGTCGGGTTATCTCAATGTTTGGTCAAAGCAAATTGAAAAAATGCTATTGGATAAAAAGGATTCTGAATTTTATAAAAATTTATTTAAAGCAAAATCAACTCGAGAATTTATTGTTGAGCGCGCCCATGGTAGAGCCTTTGAGTGGAGCGAATCAGCTGTTTCTTTGCTCAATTGGATTTTAAGAGATGAGGGCATTATTAAAAAATTTCAAAATTAA